One stretch of Candidatus Thermoplasmatota archaeon DNA includes these proteins:
- a CDS encoding zinc ribbon domain-containing protein: MKLARILVGCLALTMLLLAVAGNSAAGVDTIGPGASHTEKLKVDSGELVVYWWAATSDLHFVMKGPDGTTIVDVTDDSYTYDVSLIATQGGTYTLKWTNDGTTASVLTFSSPLQDLGHTFDVLFWGVVIGGIIIVAVIVLVVVLSLTKKSRTPQPGMTPQISAQYVAQVAATGKCPMCGMPVDPQGLFCAKCGAKLR; the protein is encoded by the coding sequence ATGAAGCTAGCAAGGATACTAGTCGGATGTCTTGCGCTGACAATGCTTCTGTTGGCGGTAGCTGGGAACTCTGCTGCGGGTGTTGACACCATTGGACCTGGGGCCTCGCACACCGAGAAGTTGAAGGTAGATTCGGGAGAACTGGTGGTCTACTGGTGGGCCGCTACTTCGGATCTGCACTTTGTGATGAAGGGCCCGGACGGGACCACGATTGTGGACGTCACGGACGACTCCTACACCTACGACGTCTCCTTGATCGCGACCCAGGGCGGAACTTACACCCTGAAATGGACGAATGACGGCACAACCGCGTCCGTCTTGACCTTCTCCAGCCCGTTGCAGGATCTCGGACACACCTTCGACGTGCTCTTCTGGGGAGTTGTCATTGGCGGAATCATCATAGTTGCCGTGATCGTCCTTGTCGTGGTCCTCTCGCTCACGAAGAAGAGCAGGACGCCCCAGCCGGGAATGACCCCGCAGATATCGGCCCAGTATGTGGCCCAAGTAGCGGCGACGGGCAAGTGCCCGATGTGCGGCATGCCTGTGGATCCTCAGGGGTTGTTCTGCGCGAAGTGCGGTGCCAAGCTGAGATGA
- a CDS encoding DUF3185 family protein, translating into MTNWLKVKGIILIVLGILALLIGSMSVMSISEESRELPYDQSVGPTWWLMLLGIAVIVVGAYLYYLGTRMYERVCASSLSIGFSQSLSR; encoded by the coding sequence ATGACGAATTGGCTCAAAGTCAAGGGGATCATACTCATAGTCCTGGGGATTCTCGCTCTCTTGATTGGCAGCATGTCGGTGATGTCCATAAGCGAAGAGTCCAGAGAGCTTCCATACGACCAGTCCGTCGGTCCAACGTGGTGGCTCATGCTTCTTGGGATTGCGGTGATTGTCGTTGGAGCGTATCTCTACTACTTAGGAACAAGGATGTACGAAAGAGTCTGCGCCTCGTCTCTGAGTATAGGCTTCTCGCAATCTCTCTCAAGATGA